DNA from Chloroherpetonaceae bacterium:
TCATTCTCAGTAAAAAGTTCGGTGTAAACCAAATTTTTTTCAGCGAGATGAAGAGCCACTAAAAAGGCTATTTTTTGAAGATTGAGATCAGGCATATGTTGTCGATAATCCTGAATTAATCGATTGACCTCACGAGCTGCCTGTTCTGTCTTAAGTTTTTCTTCAGTTCGAAGAGGAAACTCTTCATTTGCAATCTTTATTCGTATCGATTCCAACTCATTCCTCCAGATAAATTTCCTCTAACTTTCCTCTAACTCATCCTCTATTGTGGCTAAAATCATCCTTAATTGATTCTGCAAAGTCAATTTTTCATCAAGACTAAGAAAACAACCTGACTCTAATTTTCTTAATAATTTCTCATTTTGCTCAATCAAGAACATCCTTTCTGATTCAAGTGAATTTTCTCGATTCCTAATCTGAAGAATTTCATTCTGCAAACTAAGAATTATTTCTGTTTCTTGGTCCTTAACACTTTTGAAGGAAGAAATTTCTTTTTCCAACTTTAAGATTTTTTCCTTGAGTGCAAGCTCATTTCCAATAAATAACGATTCTTTTTCAGAAAGCTTTTGGCTCAAAAAATCAGAAGTTTCACGAGTTTTTTGATACTGAGTCTCTAAAAAATGCTTTTCTTGTAACGCTTTACCTAGATCATTAATCGCAATCTTCAATTCAACCTTTGTATTATTTAGTTCTTCTTCAGTAGCGTTAAGGAGCCGTGAATATTCAATTGTTTTTTGGTTTATTTCTTTCTTAAGAGAATCTATCGTTGCATTTAAATCAGAATTAAGAATTTCAGCTGATTTTAGGAAGTTCGACTTTTTTTCAAGTTCATCGGAAGTATCACTTAATAAATGTTCATTGATTGAAAGTTGTTCCTCAAGAACTTTTACTTTTTGATTTGTCGAGATTTCTAATTGAAAATAATCTTCGCGTAAACCAGCAAACTTTACTTTAAGTTCTTCAAGTTCTTTACGAAGAGTGTCTCTTTCGATTTTCCAAGCAACTGTATTCTTGGTAAGTTCCTCCTGAATTGAAATTGCAATACCAGAAAGTTTAATCAATTTTGATCTTACGGAGTTTTTGAGTGAAGTTGATTCTTCAAATAAACTAATCTCCGTTGTTTCAAAATTTTGATGTGAAAGAGATGATTTCTTCATTTTAATCTCGATTCGCTTGATACTTAAACTTAAAAAAACGAATCACCCATAGGCAGCAAAGAACAATTTAGTTTGAAAAAAGTAGCAGAATGAAATATTAAGACCTCAATTCTGCATTAAACTCTTTACACACCAACTCTACAACTTTTTCAGTGACTTGATTAACTGCCTCATCGGTAAGCGTATTCAAGTAACTGACAACCTTTATCGAGAAAGCAATGCTTTTTTTGTTATTCATCAAAGTCTTTTCATCTTCGTAAACATCAAAAATAGAAACATCCTCAATCGATTCATTTGCTTCTCGAATCTTCCGGAGAATCTCTTCGGATTTTGTCTCTCTAGGAAAGAAAAATGCCAAATCACGAATAACCGCCGGAAACTTTGAAGGTTCCTGATAATGACGTTTCAAATCAGAAAAACGTTGAAGCAAATCAACATCGAACAATGCAATAAAAACAGGCTGATCGATGTCGTAACGCTTTAAGATGTCAGACTCTATACGATACAAACGACCAAAATTATCTTCAAAATTTAATTGACCTTCTCGAATCAGTTTCAGTTGTAAAGCATTTGCAGTATAAGGAATAAAAGTTGCTTTTTCAAGCAGACGAAGTTTTCGCAAGAATGCCTCTACAACACCTTTTAGATCAAAAAAATCCACCTCACCCGATTGAGAATCCCAATTTTGAATTTTACTTTCTCCGGTGATTAGAAATGCCAAAGCAGAGTTTTCACGATATCCTTTTACAAGTGATGCAGATGTAAAGTTATCTTCATTTTCAAAAACATGAGCCAGTTCAAAGAGTCTTAAATTTTTATTTCCTCTATTCAAATTATGTTGAACAATTTTCAAAAGAGAGGGAATTAATGATGGCCTCATTGCAGCCATTTCCTCACTAATAGGATTGAGGGTTTTTACATAAAAATCTGAAAACAACTTTGCCTCTTCTTCTTTTAGAAGGGGATTTGTTAGTACTTCCTTAAACCCAAAACCAACCATTATTTCGCGTAGGTTTCTCTCAAAAAGCGTGCTCAAATCGCGAGACTGGGGGAATGAGGCTTTGAGATAAGGAGCTGGTGTAATTTGATCATAACCATAAAGTCGAGCAATTTCTTCAATGATATCGGCCTCTTGAAAAATATCAACCCGATATGATGGAACAGTCACTCTTAAATGTTGGTTATGAAGCAACTCGGCTGAAAATCCATTATGATTCAAGAGTTGAAGAGACAAATTCACATCAATATTTACTCCTAATAGTTCTTGAACTCTCGAAAATGGGAATTCAATAATAGTGTCAGAATTTTTCAGTGCATTTGATTCATAAGCGCCAACAATGGTTCCTCCTGCTATTTCTAAAATTAACCTACTCGCGAATTGAGCGGCATATTGTACATTTTTTGGGTCAGTTCCGCGTTCAAAACGGTAAGATGAATCAGAAGAGATTCCGGTTATCTTCGCTGCCTTTCTAATTTTTGAAGGATTGAAATAAGCGGCTTCAAGCAATAGTCGTTTCGTCGAAGAAGTAATTTCGGAGTTTTCCCCCCCCATCACTCCACCTATAGCAACAGGTTTGGTTGCATCACAAATCATCACCATTTCAGGATGAATCACTCGGGTCTTCCCATCAAGTGTTACAAAGTGTGATGTAATATCACTCCGTACGAGAATTCTTTCTTCTGAAAGAGAATCAAGATCAAAAGCATGCAATGGTTGGCCGATGCTTAATAAAACATAATTGGTGATATCAACAATGTTATTGATAGGCCTTAGACCAACATTTTTCAAAAGGGTTTGAAGCCAAACCGGAGAAGGTTTTACTTCAAAACCCTCAATGATGACCGCTGTGTACAATGGGCAACCTTCAAGATCCTGAACAACAACTTTTTCAGAAGGAACAAAATTGAGAGACTGGGTATCAGGCATTTTAACAGCATGTATTCCCATTAATTCACGAGCGACCCCAAGATGAGACAGTACATCAGGTCTATTGGGTGTCATTGAGATTTCGAAAATGGTATCGCTTTGAATGTATGCGGAAAGGGGTTGACCAACTTCGTAATGATTTGGCAAAATCATAATCCCATCATGATTGTCAGACAATCCAAGTTCGTCTTCAGCACAAATCATTCCTTCGGAGATTTCGCCGCGGATTTTAGCTTTTTTGAGCTTTATTTTTTCTCCTGATTTGAAAGTGAGCTCTGTTCCAACTAAAGCAACGGGTACGATTTGCCCCACAGCAACATTCGATGCCCCACAAACAATAGTAAGGAATTGATTATTATTTAAGCCAACATCGACACCGCAAATCGATAGTTTTTCAGCATTTGGATGTTTAACACATGTAATAATTTTCCCAACCACTACGCCATCTAGATTTCCACCTCGCGTTTCTATTTTTTCAACTTCGATTCCGAGTAATGTTAATTTGCGCTC
Protein-coding regions in this window:
- the pheT gene encoding phenylalanine--tRNA ligase subunit beta, with amino-acid sequence MIISLNWLKSFLPKLSLSVNEIERKLTLLGIEVEKIETRGGNLDGVVVGKIITCVKHPNAEKLSICGVDVGLNNNQFLTIVCGASNVAVGQIVPVALVGTELTFKSGEKIKLKKAKIRGEISEGMICAEDELGLSDNHDGIMILPNHYEVGQPLSAYIQSDTIFEISMTPNRPDVLSHLGVARELMGIHAVKMPDTQSLNFVPSEKVVVQDLEGCPLYTAVIIEGFEVKPSPVWLQTLLKNVGLRPINNIVDITNYVLLSIGQPLHAFDLDSLSEERILVRSDITSHFVTLDGKTRVIHPEMVMICDATKPVAIGGVMGGENSEITSSTKRLLLEAAYFNPSKIRKAAKITGISSDSSYRFERGTDPKNVQYAAQFASRLILEIAGGTIVGAYESNALKNSDTIIEFPFSRVQELLGVNIDVNLSLQLLNHNGFSAELLHNQHLRVTVPSYRVDIFQEADIIEEIARLYGYDQITPAPYLKASFPQSRDLSTLFERNLREIMVGFGFKEVLTNPLLKEEEAKLFSDFYVKTLNPISEEMAAMRPSLIPSLLKIVQHNLNRGNKNLRLFELAHVFENEDNFTSASLVKGYRENSALAFLITGESKIQNWDSQSGEVDFFDLKGVVEAFLRKLRLLEKATFIPYTANALQLKLIREGQLNFEDNFGRLYRIESDILKRYDIDQPVFIALFDVDLLQRFSDLKRHYQEPSKFPAVIRDLAFFFPRETKSEEILRKIREANESIEDVSIFDVYEDEKTLMNNKKSIAFSIKVVSYLNTLTDEAVNQVTEKVVELVCKEFNAELRS